The region ATCATCACTCATAATATCACATCTATTACATATAATATTAAATAATATAACTAATATATCTTAATTTTAATGGAGGTAAATCTGTGAAAAAATGTCCTGAATGTGGAAATCCTAGTTATGATGGTGCTCCAGTTTGTGGAAATTGTGGATATACATTTCCTAAACCAAAAGTAAAGGTTTCTAAAGAAGATACAATCTTTGAAGATAGGCCAATCATTAATAAAAGTGGAAATGAGCAAAGTACACTCGATATTATCAAAGAAAACAAACTTGCAATTGGCGCTATTTTACTTATAACCTTACTTGTAATTGGCGTAATTATAGTTACAGGACCCAACAATACTACCCAAACGAAAACTGACAGCTTAAACAAATACTCAGATGCCGGTTTTTCATTCTCATACCCATCCAGTTGGAATGAGACCACCGGATATGATGAATTGCATGAAGGAGCGGTCTTTTTCGAAGATAGTAATGGTACTGTAATAGAGTATTATAACGTTTCTAGCGAATTTTCATCAATATATCAAGTAAATAATGAAAGAGTAAGTGCTGCTCTGGCAGATGGAGATAACATAAATACAATTCTACCTACCCAGATAGATAGTAAAAACGCATCAGACATTATTATTGAAAGTACTGGTGGCAATTTCACGAGATATGTATCAATAATCTCAGACGGCAACTTATTTGTATATAAAATAAAAGCTAACTCAATGGATGGCATTAAAACTACTGAAATTGATTCTGTTTTGCAATCCACAAGAATTG is a window of Methanobrevibacter millerae DNA encoding:
- a CDS encoding zinc ribbon domain-containing protein; this encodes MKKCPECGNPSYDGAPVCGNCGYTFPKPKVKVSKEDTIFEDRPIINKSGNEQSTLDIIKENKLAIGAILLITLLVIGVIIVTGPNNTTQTKTDSLNKYSDAGFSFSYPSSWNETTGYDELHEGAVFFEDSNGTVIEYYNVSSEFSSIYQVNNERVSAALADGDNINTILPTQIDSKNASDIIIESTGGNFTRYVSIISDGNLFVYKIKANSMDGIKTTEIDSVLQSTRIG